One Phocaeicola dorei genomic region harbors:
- a CDS encoding HU family DNA-binding protein, whose product MNKADFISAVAAEAGLSKVDAKKAVEAFVSTVTKALKEGDKVSLIGFGTFSVAERSARTGINPSTKATITIPAKKVTKFKPGAELADAIK is encoded by the coding sequence ATGAATAAGGCAGATTTTATCAGCGCAGTCGCCGCTGAAGCCGGCTTGAGCAAAGTCGACGCAAAAAAAGCAGTTGAAGCTTTCGTTTCAACTGTAACAAAGGCCCTCAAAGAAGGGGACAAAGTATCATTAATCGGATTCGGAACATTCTCTGTTGCTGAAAGAAGTGCAAGAACAGGTATCAACCCATCCACAAAAGCAACGATTACTATTCCTGCTAAAAAAGTAACCAAGTTCAAACCAGGTGCTGAACTAGCAGACGCAATTAAATAA
- a CDS encoding rhomboid family intramembrane serine protease — translation MGSFITDLKNSFNKGNIYIQFIYINVGVFIVTSLLGILWMLFNRNGAFVLQYLELPAWTLQFVKQPWSLLTYMFMHAGILHLLFNMLWLYWFGQMFLSLFSAKHFRGLYLLGGICGGLLYMIAYNVFPYFSDSLYYSYLLGASASVLAIVVATAVRAPEYRVNFMFIGTVRLKYVALFMVVTDLLFMTSGNAGGHIAHLGGALAGWWFASGLSRGHDATSWINRCLDCFSEGLSFRRQSKKPKMKVHYGDKAKDYDYNARKKQQSEEIDRILDKLKKSGYNSLTTEEKKSLFDASKK, via the coding sequence ATGGGCAGTTTTATTACTGATTTGAAAAATAGCTTCAACAAAGGGAACATATATATCCAGTTTATATATATTAATGTAGGGGTATTCATTGTAACTTCCTTATTGGGGATTTTATGGATGCTGTTCAACCGGAATGGAGCATTTGTGCTTCAATATTTGGAACTGCCGGCCTGGACGTTGCAGTTTGTCAAGCAGCCTTGGTCTTTGCTGACTTATATGTTCATGCATGCAGGCATTTTGCATTTGCTGTTTAATATGCTGTGGCTTTATTGGTTCGGGCAGATGTTTCTGTCTCTTTTCTCGGCAAAGCATTTCCGCGGACTCTATCTGTTGGGAGGTATTTGTGGCGGTTTGTTGTATATGATCGCTTACAATGTTTTTCCTTATTTCAGTGATTCTTTGTATTATTCTTATTTGTTGGGAGCATCAGCTTCCGTACTTGCTATTGTTGTAGCTACTGCGGTACGTGCACCGGAATATAGAGTAAACTTTATGTTTATTGGGACTGTTAGGTTGAAGTATGTGGCTTTGTTTATGGTTGTGACCGATTTGCTGTTTATGACATCGGGCAATGCCGGTGGCCATATCGCTCATTTAGGAGGTGCTCTGGCCGGATGGTGGTTTGCTTCCGGATTGTCCCGCGGACATGATGCTACGTCATGGATAAACCGATGCTTGGATTGCTTCTCAGAAGGCCTTTCGTTTCGTCGTCAATCGAAAAAGCCGAAGATGAAAGTTCATTATGGTGATAAGGCAAAAGATTACGATTATAATGCCCGTAAAAAACAGCAAAGTGAGGAGATAGACCGTATATTGGATAAATTAAAGAAATCTGGTTATAACAGTCTGACTACCGAAGAGAAGAAAAGCTTGTTTGATGCGAGCAAGAAGTGA
- a CDS encoding endonuclease/exonuclease/phosphatase family protein — MKYIGRFLGWILLGINLCMVVLLLVCAYSPYIDPVAHPVWSCAGLAFPAFLIVNLLFLVFWLVIYRKYALLSFLGLVCSIGAIRTYFPVNVFVSDVPEGAIKFLSYNTMAFEKNRANTKDNPNPVLEYLRNSNADIICLQEYIVGGRLTKKEVDYALRDYPYKNYYKISGANGLGCYSRFPILSAHPVRYASLNNGSIAYKIKVNGDTLLVVNNHLESNKLTEKDKEVYREMMKDPDKQKVSQGSRLLIRKLAEASAIRAVQADSIARLVAGYKGGGIIVCGDFNDSPISYTHRVVGEGLNDAFVESGNGFGISYNQNHFYFRIDNILLSKNLKSYRCTVDNTIKSSDHYPIWCYVAEK; from the coding sequence ATGAAATATATTGGTCGTTTTTTGGGATGGATACTACTGGGCATAAACTTGTGTATGGTGGTATTGTTACTGGTATGTGCTTACAGCCCTTATATTGATCCTGTGGCTCATCCGGTATGGTCATGTGCCGGTTTGGCTTTTCCTGCTTTTTTGATTGTTAATCTTTTGTTTCTGGTCTTTTGGTTGGTGATTTATCGTAAATATGCGTTGCTTTCATTTTTAGGCTTGGTATGTTCCATTGGTGCTATCCGTACTTATTTTCCAGTCAATGTATTTGTATCTGATGTACCGGAAGGGGCAATCAAATTCTTATCCTACAATACGATGGCCTTTGAGAAGAACCGTGCGAACACCAAGGATAATCCGAACCCTGTGTTGGAATATTTAAGAAACAGCAATGCGGATATAATCTGCCTGCAGGAATATATTGTAGGGGGACGGTTAACCAAGAAAGAGGTGGATTATGCTTTAAGAGATTATCCTTATAAAAATTATTATAAGATATCAGGGGCTAACGGTTTGGGTTGTTATTCCCGTTTTCCTATTTTGTCGGCACATCCGGTGAGATATGCCAGCCTTAACAATGGTTCCATTGCTTATAAAATCAAAGTGAATGGTGATACCTTGCTGGTTGTTAATAATCATCTGGAATCCAATAAGCTGACTGAGAAGGATAAAGAAGTCTATCGCGAAATGATGAAGGACCCTGATAAGCAAAAGGTATCGCAAGGGTCTCGTTTGCTGATCAGAAAACTGGCGGAAGCATCGGCTATACGTGCCGTTCAGGCTGATTCCATAGCTCGTTTGGTGGCCGGTTACAAAGGGGGAGGCATAATTGTATGCGGTGACTTCAATGATTCTCCTATATCATACACTCACAGGGTGGTAGGGGAAGGTCTGAATGATGCTTTTGTGGAGTCGGGAAACGGCTTTGGCATATCTTATAATCAAAATCATTTTTATTTCAGAATAGACAATATTTTATTGAGCAAGAATTTAAAATCTTACCGTTGTACGGTGGATAATACGATAAAGAGTTCGGATCATTACCCCATTTGGTGTTATGTGGCGGAGAAGTGA
- a CDS encoding M3 family metallopeptidase has product MKRLLFTLATCCVMCACEQKTEINPFFTEFQTEYGAPDFTKIRLEHYEPAFLKGIEEQNAEIKAIVDNPEEPTFENTIVALDKSGGILARVSGVFFALTEADTNDSLTALNEKMAPVLSEHSDNIYLNQDLYKRVADVHQQEKEGKITLTTEQHRLLDKYYKAFVRSGAGLDAGKQSRLREINKELSTLGIAFDNHILNENNAYQLVIENEADLAGLPEWVKAGAAEEAKAAGKEGKWLFTLQNSSRLPFLQYAENRELRKNIYEAYINRGNHDDANDNKEILGKIMALRLEQAKLLGFDCYSNFVLDENMAKNSQTVMDFLNNLWGYSLENAKKEAAELQKIMDKEGKGEKLAAWDWWYYAEKLRQEKYDLNEDEIKPYFSLEDVRSGLYTVANKLYGITLTELNDVPVYESDVKVYEVKDADGSFLGLFYADYFPRAGKRGGAWMSNFREQAGEVRPLIYNVASFTKPAGNMPSLLTLDEVETMFHEFGHALHGMLTKCNYKGVSGTSVAQDFVELPSQIMEHWAVEPEVLKLYAKHYETREVIPDELITKIQNQGTFNQGFMTTELLAAALLDMELHNLTDTENLNVVAFEKETMDKLGLIPEIAPRYRATYFSHIIGGYAAGYYSYLWAEVLDTDAFEAFKEHGVFDKNTADSFRKNILEKGGTEDPMTLYRGFRGADPSLEPLLKNRGLK; this is encoded by the coding sequence ATGAAAAGACTATTATTTACGTTAGCGACGTGTTGTGTAATGTGTGCATGTGAACAGAAAACAGAAATAAATCCGTTCTTTACGGAATTCCAGACCGAGTACGGTGCTCCCGATTTTACTAAGATCAGACTGGAGCATTATGAGCCTGCTTTCTTGAAGGGAATAGAGGAGCAGAATGCGGAAATTAAGGCAATAGTTGATAATCCCGAGGAACCTACTTTTGAAAATACCATTGTGGCGCTGGATAAAAGTGGCGGGATTCTGGCGAGAGTAAGTGGGGTGTTTTTTGCATTGACCGAAGCGGATACAAATGATTCGTTGACGGCCTTGAATGAAAAGATGGCTCCTGTACTTTCAGAACATAGTGATAATATTTATTTGAATCAGGATTTGTATAAACGGGTGGCTGATGTGCATCAACAGGAAAAGGAAGGTAAGATAACTCTTACGACTGAGCAACACCGGCTGTTGGACAAGTATTATAAAGCTTTTGTCCGTTCGGGTGCCGGACTGGATGCCGGAAAACAATCCCGTTTGAGGGAGATCAATAAAGAATTGTCGACTTTGGGGATTGCTTTCGACAATCATATCTTAAATGAGAATAACGCTTATCAGTTGGTTATCGAGAATGAGGCTGATTTGGCCGGGTTACCCGAATGGGTGAAAGCGGGGGCCGCAGAGGAAGCGAAAGCTGCTGGAAAAGAAGGGAAATGGCTATTCACTTTGCAAAACTCCAGTCGCTTGCCTTTTTTGCAATATGCTGAAAACCGTGAGCTAAGAAAAAATATTTATGAAGCTTATATCAACCGGGGGAATCATGATGATGCGAATGACAATAAAGAGATATTGGGAAAGATCATGGCATTGCGTTTGGAACAGGCAAAATTATTAGGATTCGATTGTTATTCCAATTTTGTACTGGATGAGAACATGGCTAAGAATTCGCAGACAGTCATGGATTTCTTGAATAACCTGTGGGGATACTCACTGGAAAATGCAAAGAAAGAGGCCGCCGAGTTGCAGAAAATAATGGATAAGGAAGGTAAGGGAGAGAAGCTGGCTGCATGGGACTGGTGGTATTATGCCGAAAAATTGCGTCAGGAAAAGTATGATTTGAATGAAGATGAAATCAAGCCCTATTTCAGTTTGGAAGATGTGCGTAGCGGATTGTATACCGTGGCCAACAAATTGTATGGCATTACATTGACCGAACTGAATGATGTGCCCGTATATGAGTCTGATGTGAAAGTGTATGAAGTAAAGGATGCCGATGGCTCATTTTTGGGATTGTTCTATGCAGATTACTTTCCACGCGCAGGTAAGCGTGGTGGCGCATGGATGAGTAATTTTCGTGAACAGGCCGGTGAAGTACGTCCTTTAATTTATAATGTGGCAAGTTTTACTAAACCTGCAGGAAATATGCCTTCTTTACTGACTTTGGATGAGGTGGAAACCATGTTTCATGAGTTTGGACATGCATTGCACGGTATGCTGACCAAGTGTAACTACAAAGGAGTGTCTGGTACCAGTGTGGCGCAGGATTTTGTAGAACTTCCTTCACAGATTATGGAACACTGGGCTGTAGAACCTGAAGTGCTGAAACTCTATGCCAAGCATTATGAAACAAGAGAAGTGATTCCGGATGAGTTGATTACGAAAATCCAAAATCAGGGTACTTTTAATCAAGGTTTTATGACTACGGAATTATTGGCAGCCGCTTTGCTTGATATGGAACTGCATAACCTGACTGATACAGAAAATCTGAATGTCGTTGCTTTTGAAAAAGAAACGATGGACAAGCTGGGGCTGATTCCTGAAATAGCTCCTCGGTATCGCGCCACTTATTTTAGTCATATTATAGGTGGATATGCTGCTGGGTATTACAGCTATCTATGGGCAGAAGTTCTTGACACGGATGCTTTTGAAGCGTTTAAAGAACATGGAGTGTTCGATAAAAATACCGCAGACTCTTTCCGTAAAAATATTCTAGAGAAAGGTGGAACGGAAGATCCTATGACCCTTTACAGAGGTTTTCGTGGGGCTGATCCCAGCTTGGAGCCCTTGCTTAAAAATAGGGGTTTGAAATAA
- a CDS encoding glycoside hydrolase family 2 TIM barrel-domain containing protein — protein sequence MTTLFKCLIGAAVCAFSTQVLHAEDTKLPYWKDIQTVAVNKEYPRTAFMTYDNRDQALTGEYENSPYYKLLNGTWNFYYADTYKDLPANIEQPDANIAWKEIKVPGNWEVQGYGVAIYTNHGYEFKPRNPQPPQLPEANPVGVYQRDIEIPADWDGRDIFLRLEGAKSGVYVYVNGQEVGYSEDSKNPAEFLINNYLKPGKNSLVIKIFRWSTGSYLECQDFWRMSGIERDVFLFSQPKTHIKDFNVMSTLDDTYKNGIFKLDVDVTNHTAGNKEVTVAYELLDAAKKVVAEGNTPCPVTADGQKSISFEATLSNVKTWTSEHPNLYRLLISLKDGEKTSEIIPYTVGFRRFEIKPTDQIAENGKPYICLFINGQPIKLKGVNIHEHNPETGHYVPEELMRKDFTLMKQNNINSVRLCHYPQDRKFYELCDEYGIYVYDEANIESHGMYYNLSRGGTLGNNPEWLKPHMDRTINMYERNKNHPSVAIWSLGNEAGNGYNFYQTYLWLKEREVKGMNRPVNYERALWEWNTDMYVPQYPSAAWLEEIGKKGSDRPIAPSEYSHAMGNSNGNLAAQWRAIYKYPNLQGGYIWDWVDQGILEKDENGRTYWTYGGDYGTNAPSDGNFLCNGIVAPDRTPHPAMTEVKYAHQNVGFEAIDPAAGKFLVKNRFYFTNLKKYMISYTVKANGKTIKGGKVSLDIEPQSSKELDINLNGLKPKAGTEYFVNFVVTTTEPEPLIPAGHDIASEQFRLPIEPLAIAEHKASGKTTVSTDGDVITVLSSRMQFVFNKKSGLVTSYKVNGTEYFAEGFGIQPNFWRAPTDNDYGNGGPKREQIWKQSSKNFNVADVTTETDGNKTILTANYLLAAGNLYIMKYTIYPDGVVHADITFTSTDMKAASTEVSEATLMATFTPGQDAQRLASSKLNVPRIGVRFRLPSDMNQVEYFGRGPGENYIDRNASSFVDLYRTTADQMYTNNYVRPQENGHRTDTRWVELSRKGGKGLLIRADSTIGFNALRNSVEDFDSEEAINRPRQWTNFTPEEIANHDEAKAKNVIRRMTHVNDITPRNFVEVCIDMKQQGVAGYDSWGDRPLPEHTLPANKEYHWGFTLMPIK from the coding sequence ATGACAACCTTATTTAAATGCCTGATTGGCGCCGCTGTATGCGCTTTTTCAACACAAGTTCTTCATGCAGAAGATACAAAACTACCTTATTGGAAAGATATTCAGACCGTAGCCGTCAACAAGGAATATCCGCGTACAGCTTTCATGACTTATGACAACCGGGACCAGGCACTGACCGGCGAGTATGAAAACAGCCCTTATTACAAACTACTAAACGGTACATGGAACTTTTATTATGCAGATACATACAAAGATCTGCCTGCCAACATTGAGCAACCGGATGCCAACATAGCCTGGAAGGAGATTAAAGTACCCGGCAACTGGGAGGTACAGGGCTACGGAGTGGCCATCTACACCAATCATGGATACGAATTCAAGCCCAGAAATCCACAACCGCCGCAATTACCCGAAGCCAATCCGGTCGGTGTGTATCAGCGTGATATCGAAATTCCCGCCGATTGGGATGGACGCGACATATTCCTCCGTTTGGAAGGAGCAAAATCCGGTGTATACGTGTATGTCAACGGACAGGAAGTGGGATACAGCGAAGACTCCAAGAATCCGGCAGAATTTTTAATCAACAACTACCTGAAACCCGGTAAAAACTCGCTGGTCATTAAAATATTCCGCTGGAGTACCGGTTCTTATCTGGAATGCCAGGATTTTTGGCGCATGAGCGGTATTGAACGTGATGTATTTCTGTTCTCACAGCCCAAAACTCACATCAAAGATTTCAACGTGATGTCTACGCTGGACGACACCTATAAAAATGGTATCTTCAAACTGGATGTAGACGTAACCAACCATACAGCAGGCAACAAAGAGGTAACCGTAGCATACGAATTGCTGGATGCCGCAAAGAAAGTGGTGGCAGAAGGTAACACCCCCTGTCCTGTTACAGCGGACGGGCAGAAGAGTATCTCTTTTGAAGCCACCCTCAGCAACGTCAAGACCTGGACATCAGAACACCCTAACCTGTACCGGTTACTGATATCTCTGAAAGACGGAGAAAAAACAAGCGAGATCATTCCTTATACGGTAGGTTTCCGCCGTTTCGAGATCAAACCAACCGATCAGATAGCCGAAAACGGCAAACCATACATTTGCTTGTTCATCAACGGACAACCCATCAAGCTGAAAGGCGTAAACATACACGAGCATAATCCCGAAACAGGACATTATGTTCCCGAAGAGCTGATGCGCAAGGACTTCACCCTGATGAAACAGAACAACATCAACAGTGTACGTCTCTGCCACTATCCGCAAGACCGCAAGTTCTATGAATTGTGTGATGAATATGGCATCTATGTATATGATGAAGCCAATATCGAAAGCCACGGTATGTATTACAACTTAAGCCGAGGCGGAACATTGGGCAACAATCCCGAATGGCTGAAGCCGCACATGGACCGTACCATTAATATGTACGAGCGTAACAAAAACCATCCCTCTGTAGCCATTTGGTCATTAGGAAACGAAGCTGGAAACGGTTATAATTTCTATCAGACCTATTTATGGCTGAAAGAACGCGAAGTAAAAGGGATGAACCGTCCTGTAAATTATGAACGCGCCCTTTGGGAATGGAACACAGATATGTATGTACCCCAATACCCTAGTGCCGCCTGGCTGGAAGAAATAGGCAAAAAAGGCAGCGACCGTCCCATTGCGCCATCCGAATATTCACACGCTATGGGCAATTCCAATGGTAATCTGGCAGCACAATGGAGAGCGATCTACAAGTACCCGAACTTGCAAGGTGGTTACATTTGGGACTGGGTAGACCAAGGTATTCTGGAAAAAGACGAAAATGGACGTACCTACTGGACCTACGGAGGTGATTACGGGACCAATGCACCCAGCGACGGAAACTTCCTATGCAATGGAATCGTAGCTCCGGACCGCACTCCGCATCCGGCCATGACAGAAGTGAAATATGCACATCAGAATGTAGGTTTTGAAGCCATCGACCCGGCTGCCGGCAAATTCCTGGTAAAGAACCGTTTCTACTTCACCAACTTGAAGAAGTATATGATCAGTTATACCGTAAAGGCAAACGGAAAAACAATTAAAGGCGGAAAAGTATCATTAGATATCGAACCGCAAAGTTCCAAAGAACTGGACATCAACCTCAACGGATTGAAGCCCAAGGCCGGCACAGAATATTTTGTAAATTTTGTAGTTACCACCACAGAGCCGGAACCCTTGATTCCTGCAGGGCACGATATTGCTTCCGAACAATTCCGCCTGCCCATAGAACCATTGGCTATAGCCGAACATAAAGCAAGCGGTAAGACTACCGTCAGCACGGATGGTGACGTCATCACCGTATTATCATCACGTATGCAGTTCGTTTTCAACAAGAAAAGTGGACTCGTGACTTCATACAAAGTAAACGGTACAGAATATTTCGCTGAAGGCTTTGGTATTCAACCTAACTTCTGGCGCGCACCGACAGACAATGATTATGGTAACGGTGGGCCTAAGCGCGAGCAAATATGGAAACAGTCCAGCAAGAACTTCAATGTAGCGGATGTCACTACAGAAACAGACGGCAACAAGACTATATTAACAGCCAACTATTTACTGGCAGCAGGTAACCTGTATATCATGAAATATACCATTTATCCTGACGGAGTGGTTCATGCAGATATCACCTTTACTTCTACGGATATGAAAGCCGCCAGTACCGAAGTGTCAGAAGCAACTCTGATGGCTACCTTCACACCGGGACAGGATGCCCAGCGTCTGGCCTCTTCCAAACTGAACGTACCACGTATCGGCGTACGTTTCCGCTTGCCATCGGATATGAATCAGGTAGAATATTTCGGCCGCGGACCGGGTGAAAACTACATCGACCGTAATGCAAGTAGTTTCGTCGACCTCTACCGCACCACAGCCGACCAGATGTACACCAACAACTACGTCCGTCCGCAAGAAAACGGACACCGCACCGACACCCGTTGGGTGGAACTGAGCCGTAAAGGCGGAAAAGGTCTGTTAATACGCGCTGACAGTACCATCGGTTTCAATGCACTGCGCAATTCTGTAGAGGACTTTGATTCGGAAGAAGCCATTAACCGTCCTCGCCAGTGGACTAATTTCACCCCCGAAGAGATTGCCAACCACGACGAGGCAAAGGCTAAAAATGTAATACGCCGCATGACCCACGTCAACGATATCACTCCACGTAATTTCGTTGAAGTATGTATTGATATGAAACAGCAAGGTGTAGCCGGTTATGACAGCTGGGGAGACCGCCCGCTGCCGGAACATACCCTGCCCGCCAATAAGGAATATCATTGGGGATTCACATTGATGCCGATAAAATAA
- a CDS encoding rhomboid family intramembrane serine protease yields the protein MNSIPTVTKNLLIINVLCFFGGVVAMKYGINLNDLLGLHFFMASDFNPAQLITYMFMHGGFQHIFFNMFALWMFGRTLEQVWGPKRFLFYYMVCGIGAGLVQELVQYIQYVTELSQYDSVNTGIAVIPMAEYLNLMTTVGASGAIYGILLAFGMLFPNSQMFVFPIPFPVRAKYFVMGYAALEIFLGLGASTDGVAHFAHLGGMIFGFILIMYWRKKNNNGQFYY from the coding sequence ATGAACAGTATACCTACAGTAACCAAGAATTTATTGATAATAAATGTGTTGTGTTTCTTTGGAGGCGTGGTAGCCATGAAGTATGGAATTAACCTAAACGACCTGCTGGGACTACACTTTTTTATGGCATCTGATTTTAATCCTGCCCAGTTGATTACTTATATGTTTATGCATGGCGGTTTCCAGCATATCTTTTTTAACATGTTTGCCTTGTGGATGTTTGGACGTACGCTTGAACAGGTTTGGGGACCGAAACGTTTCTTGTTCTATTATATGGTATGTGGTATAGGTGCGGGATTGGTGCAGGAGCTGGTGCAATATATACAATATGTGACCGAATTATCGCAATATGACAGTGTGAATACGGGGATTGCCGTGATTCCGATGGCGGAGTACTTGAATCTGATGACTACAGTTGGCGCTTCGGGAGCGATATATGGCATTTTGTTGGCATTCGGTATGCTATTCCCCAATAGTCAGATGTTTGTATTCCCTATCCCATTTCCTGTCAGGGCTAAATATTTTGTGATGGGATATGCTGCTTTGGAGATATTTTTGGGATTGGGTGCTTCGACCGATGGCGTTGCCCACTTTGCACACTTGGGAGGTATGATTTTTGGTTTTATATTAATAATGTATTGGAGAAAAAAGAATAATAATGGGCAGTTTTATTACTGA